GTGGCGGGCGCCGGAGCCGGGGCCCGGTGGCGCCGTCGGTGCGGCGCGCGGCTTCGGGCCGATCGGCATGGTGCGCCGCGCGTCCTGCAGCGCCGTCGCGCGGCCGGCGCTGAGCGGTGCGCAGAGATGTCGGCCCGTAACGATCCGGCGGCCGACCCGCCCGCGGACCTGTTGGCACGACGCTAATTATATATATCATCCAGTTTGCAACCGGGCCCCTCGGTCGGGCGCCCGGCGCGATGCACGGGCGAACTCGCTGGAGGCGACGCACATGCCGGTGGTCGAACGCGCGGCCCGGACGCCGATCGGCGGACCTCGACCCGCCGCCGGCCTGTGCGAGTCGGACGGCCTGGACCGCATCGCCGAGACCGTGCGGGACGCGCTCGTGGAGATCGACGTGCTGGTGTGCCGTACGGGCATCGCGCGGCCGCGGATGCTCGCCGACACCGACGACGACCGGCGCCGGCCGCCGGAGACGAACGTGGTGGCCGTGCACGGGCTGCCGCCGGCGTTGCCGACGAGCGTGATCGCGGCGGCGGGCCGTCGGCTCGTCCTCCACATGACCCGAGGAGAGGCATGACCGTGTACAACCCGTGCTCCGAGACGGTTCACGACCCCTTTTCGGTCGACCGGCGGCTCCGCGACGAGGCGCCGGTTCACCAGGACGACCACATCGCGTTCGGCGACGAGGTCACGTTCACGCCGTCGGCGCCGGCCGGGGGCCGGTCATGACGGACGACGAGCTTCCCGAACTCGGCTTCTACGGGCTTCCCGGGCATTCCGGTTCGCCGCGCGACCTGCTCGGCCAGGTGCGGGACGGCGAACGTCTCGGCCTCGGCTCGGTGTTCCTGTCCGAGCGGTTCGCCACGAAGGAGGCCGCGACGCTGTCGGGCGCGGCCGGAGCCGTCTCCGAACGCCTCGGGATCGCCACCGCCGCGACCAACCACAACACCCGGCATCCGCTGCTCACCGCGACCTTCGCGACGACGATGCACCGGCTGACCGGCGGACGGTTCGCGCTGGGCCTCGGCCGCGGGTTCGACATGCTGTTCGACGTCATGGGCCTCCCCCGCGTGACGACCGCGCAGCTCGAGGACTTCATCGGCATCGTCCGGCGGCTGTGGCGCGGCGAGGCGGTCGTCGGCCACCACGGCCCGGCGGGCGACTTCCCGTACCTGCACCAGGACGCGTCGTTCGACGAGGACGTCCCCGTCCTGCTCACCGCGATGGGCGGGAAGACGCTCGAATTCGCGGGGTCGATCGCGGACGCCGTCGTCCTGCACACGTTCTTCACCGACGAGACCCTCGCGCGGTCGGTCGCGGCGGTGCGGCGCGGCGCCGAACGGGCCGGGCGGGACCCCGCGAAGGTGCG
The nucleotide sequence above comes from Actinomadura algeriensis. Encoded proteins:
- a CDS encoding TIGR03857 family LLM class F420-dependent oxidoreductase; the protein is MTDDELPELGFYGLPGHSGSPRDLLGQVRDGERLGLGSVFLSERFATKEAATLSGAAGAVSERLGIATAATNHNTRHPLLTATFATTMHRLTGGRFALGLGRGFDMLFDVMGLPRVTTAQLEDFIGIVRRLWRGEAVVGHHGPAGDFPYLHQDASFDEDVPVLLTAMGGKTLEFAGSIADAVVLHTFFTDETLARSVAAVRRGAERAGRDPAKVRVWSVLATVGDHLDEEARLRKLTGRLATYLQGYGDLLVRVNGWDPAALDRFRADDLVAGFAGAFDAVATPDQLRRVEELLPAAWFDAAATGDADRCARRVVDQFDAGADGVILHGVTPAEVEPVVEAYRKVRPARAAALPRNPGRS